A stretch of Henckelia pumila isolate YLH828 chromosome 4, ASM3356847v2, whole genome shotgun sequence DNA encodes these proteins:
- the LOC140866172 gene encoding uncharacterized protein, with translation MPEAGGIQDSGSGFRARDVSPSSFIFNAESNFSLFSSASGSVERCSLTSDAPDQDSLASEVSQHLAAHELAEDLSGPDLDPNRPKLVYKNSVNLSRKGKIKVQILDSSEAETTEDENLAIASARNSFSRALKECQDRRLRSEGPLNKSDRRTASLDLNISVSNPANSSSPRFGVMKKPSAATRRTSAFPSPGTPNYRHPSMRIQKGWSSERIPSHTNTNKRPLNTALLPYNNGRNLPSKWEDAERWIFSPVSGDGSIRASTHQPQRRPRSKSGPLGPPGVAYYQMFSPAVPMSAGGNTVKLIANSPFSAGVLAADGLWIRNAGCDGNANFLIGTEPCMARSISIHGCSELISQSSLPRPQDEKCDGFEDAANNISRDISRRDMATQMSPESSIQSSSERRSSFSLATPILPLVEFESTHASKPEIRDVPVDEPVTMTRWSKKNKSKNSGSGGGYINDWKRKAVNIGSATWEVSMETSKSISTIRREEARIAAWENLQKAKAEAAIRKLEMKLEKRRSSSMDKIMNKLRSAQKKAQDMRSSVITNQAQQIERPSVKALSFRRTRQIGSLSGCFTCHAF, from the exons ATGCCAGAGGCAGGAGGTATTCAAGATTCGGGATCGGGCTTCAGGGCCCGAGATGTCAGCCCGAGTTCTTTCATTTTTAATGCTGAATCAAACTTCAGCCTCTTCTCATCTGCTTCTGGTAGTGTGGAGCGCTGCTCTTTGACATCCGATGCACCTGATCAAGATTCTCTCGCCTCTGAAGTTTCTCAA CATTTGGCAGCGCATGAATTGGCTGAGGATTTGAGTGGTCCAGATCTAGATCCAAACAGGCCGAAACTAGTATACAAGAACAGTGTTAACCTCAGTAGGAAAGGAAAGATTAAAG TTCAAATATTAGATAGCAGTGAGGCAGAGACTACAGAGGATGAAAATCTGGCTATAGCGTCTGCAAGAAATTCGTTCTCTCGAGCCCTCAAAG AATGTCAAGACAGAAGGTTGAGATCTGAAGGGCCATTGAACAAATCGGATCGCAGAACTGCTTCTCTGGATCTCAACATTTCTGTGAGTAATCCTGCGAACTCGTCTTCACCACGGTTTGGTGTCATGAAAAAACCATCAGCTGCAACTCGAAGGACCAGTGCATTTCCGAGTCCTGGCACACCTAATTACCGGCACCCTAGTATGAGGATTCAGAAAGGATGGAGTTCTGAACGAATTCCATCTCACACCAATACGAATAAGAGGCCTTTAAATACTGCATTGTTGCCTTACAATAATGGAAGGAACTTGCCTTCGAAATGGGAAGATGCGGAAAGGTGGATTTTTAGTCCTGTTTCAGGAGATGGTTCTATAAGGGCTTCAACTCATCAGCCACAGAGACGTCCCAGATCAAAGAGTGGGCCACTTGGGCCTCCGGGTGTTGCTTACTATCAGATGTTCTCTCCTGCTGTACCTATGTCTGCAGGGGGGAATACTGTGAAGCTAATTGCAAACTCACCGTTTTCGGCTGGGGTGTTGGCTGCCGATGGCTTGTGGATTCGAAATGCTGGTTGTGATGGTAATGCGAACTTTCTTATAGGGACGGAGCCTTGTATGGCAAGGTCGATTAGCATACATGGATGTTCAGAATTGATAAGCCAATCATCATTGCCTAGACCGCAAG ATGAAAAGTGTGATGGTTTTGAAGATGCGGCCAACAATATATCCCGTGATATTTCGAGACGGGACATGGCCACTCAAATGAGTCCAGAGAGTAGTATCCAATCCTCATCTGAGAGGAGATCATCCTTCTCTCTTGCGACTCCTATTCTACCCCTTGTAGAATTTGAAAGTACACATGCCTCCAAACCGGAGATCAGGGATGTGCCGGTTGATGAACCAGTCACCATGACAAGGTGGTCCAAAAAGAATAAGAGTAAGAATTCCGGGAGTGGCGGTGGCTATATAAATGACTGGAAAAGAAAAGCTGTAAACATTGGCTCTGCTACTTGGGAAGTTTCAATGGAGACATCTAAGAGTATTTCGAC AATTCGGAGGGAAGAAGCTAGAATTGCTGCATGGGAGAATTTACAGAAAGCAAAAGCTGAAGCTGCAATAAGGAAACTAGAG ATGAAATTGGAGAAGAGGAGGTCATCTTCTATGGACAAGATTATGAACAAACTGAGATCTGCACAGAAGAAGGCTCAGGATATGAGAAGCTCGGTGATCACGAACCAGGCTCAACAAATCGAAAGGCCCTCTGTCAAAGCTTTATCCTTTCGAAGAACTCGTCAAATAGGTTCATTGAGTGGCTGCTTTACTTGTCATGCATTTTAG